The stretch of DNA CAGCACGCCGCCCGGCAGCACGATGCCGATCAGCCCCTTGGCCAGCAGCGACAGCGCCATGGCGGCCCAGCATACCAGCATCCAGCGGCGCCGCTGCGCCGTATCGGCGTCATCCTGCTGCGCGATCAGCAGCGCGCACAAGGCCAGCGCCATGGTGACGGCCACCGGCAAATCCAGCGAATTGAATTGCGACGCCGCCGCCCAGAACAGCGTCGAACCCAAGACCAGCGCCGCGTACAGACCGGCGCGGCCGCCAAACACACGCCGCCCCGTATAAGACACCATCAGCACGCCAACAATGCCGCACACACCATTCCACAAGCGCGCCTGCCAGTCGCCGATGCCGAACAGGGCGAACGACACGGCGCTCATCCAGGTGTGCAGCGGCGGCTTTTCAAAATACTTGATGCCGTTGAGGCGCGTGGTGACCCAGTCGCCGCTCAGCAGCATCTCGCGCGCCATTTCGGCATAGCGGCCCTCATCCGGCGGGATCAGCGTGCGCAGGTTCAGCACCAGCAGGGAAAACACGATAAAGACGGCAGCCAGAAGATACTGCGCTGTCCTGGTGCGGAAGAATGCAGGCATGGAAACACATGAAAGACGAAAATGTCGCAGCAGTCTAATTCCTTGACTATTAACCCTGTGTTAAAGCATGCGCCAGCGAAAAAAAAAGCCCGCGTCAAATGACGCGGGCTTTCGAAGTCACGGCAATTAATACTTGAAATTGGCCGTCAGGGTCGCGCTGCGGCCAGGACCGACGCCGGCGTAGTGCGGCGACGAGACCTTGTCGAAGTACAGCTTGTCGGTCAGGTTCTGGATATTCAGTTGCAGCGTAATATGACGGTTGACGTCATAGCTGGCCATGGCGTCGAAGCGCGTGTAGCCCGGCGCGTACTTGGTGTTGTTGATGTTGGCGTACACCTTCGACACATAGTTCAAACCGCCGCCCACCACCACGCCCGGCAGCACCGAGTACGAGGTCCACAGCGAAGCGCTGTTCTTCGGCGTCGTCGGGAAAACGTTGCCGTTGTACGGCGAAGGCTGCCAGTTCGGCACGAGGGTGGTACCGACGTTGACCGAACCGTTGTCGTCCACTTTGCCGTCCAGGTAGGTGTAGCCGCCGAAGACCTGCCATTCCTTGGTGATGTTGCCGCTAACGCCCAGCTCCACGCCCTTCATGGTCTTCTTGCCGACGTTTTGTGTGGTGCCATCCGGCGCGGTCACACGGGCGTTGTTCATCTCGCTCTCAAACACGGCTGCGCTGAGCGACAGGCGGCCACCCGGTAGCACTTCCCACTTGGTGCCCAGCTCGTAGTTCTTGCTGTCCTGCGGCTTCAGGTTCTGGATGGTGCTGCTCAGCGAATCGAGACCGTCGCCGCCGTCATTGCCCGGTGGCGTAGACGAAGTACCGTACGACACATAGATACTGCTATTGGTCGACGGTTTGTAGACCAGGCCAGCTTGGTAGTTGGTGAAGTTGGACTTCACTTCGGCGTGTGAGGCGGCGGTGGTGGCGCCGTTCAGCGTGTACATCGGCACGTCCAGCACGCTGCGGTAATCATCCCAGCGCAGGCCGACATTCAGCAGCCACTGCGGCGTGAACTCGACGGTGTCGAAGGCGTAAGCCGACCGGGTGTTGGTGACCACGCTGGTGCGCGCCGGCGAAATCGTGCGGGTATAGGCCCACGGGTCGTTCGGATTCGGATTGATGGTAGTGGTGCAGTTGTACAGCGTGGCCGCGCCGGAGATCGGGCACGCGGTGCCGGCATTGTTGACCGGGTTGTTGGTGCCCGGCGAGAACAGGTAACTGCTGCGGTCGGTGTCTTCGCGGCTGATTTCCACGCCGGTTGTATAGCTGTGCTTGACGCCGGCCGCAGTGAAGCTGCCGCTCAGGCTGGTGGCGTTGGCCAGCGAATCGGTGCTGGTGACGCGGGTGTTGGCGCGGCGCCATACGGTGCCGTACAACATGGTATTGCCTTTCGAGTCATCCGGCTGCGTCCAGACGTAATCGTTGTCGGTCTTGCCGTAGCGGATCACGTTGCGCAGCACCATGCCGTCGGCAAAGTCGTGGCGCACGTCGATGGTGCCGATATCGCTCTGGGTCTTGCGGAAGTCGCGGTCCACCAGGCCATAGAAGGTCTCGCGCGGGACGCTGATCGGCGTGCCGTCGCCGTTCTTGCTGACGTTGGTGCCTGTGGTGAACGGGTTGTTGAACGGGATGCCGGTATCCGGCAGTTCGTCCGACTGCATGTGGTAGTAGCTCAGCGTGGCCTTTGTGCTGGAGTGCATGCCCAGCGTGATGCTCGGCGCGATGCCCCAGCGGTTGCCGTTGACTTCGTCGCGGCCGGCGACGTGGGCGTCGTGGCCCATCACATTCAGGCGGACTGCGACGTCGTCATTGATCACGCGGTTGATGTCGACGGTGCCGCGGCGGTATTGTGCCGAGCCCAGGCCCAGGCTGGCGTTGGTGAAGTTTTCCGCCTTTGGCGATTTGCTGACCAGGTTGATGCCGCCGCCAGCCGACGAACGGCCGCCGTAGGCCGAATTCGGGCCCTTGACCACTTCGATCTGCTCCAGATCGAAGATTTCGCGCGACTGCGAACCCGTGTCGCGGATGCCGTCGATATAGGTGTCGGTTTGCGCGTTGTAGCCACGGATGAACAGATTGTCGCCGACAGGATTGCCGCCCTCGCCCGCGCCGATGGTAATGCCAGGCACGGTGCGCAGCGCGTCGGTCAGCGACACGGCGCCGGTCTGCGAGATCACTTCCGAGGTGATCACGGTCACCGATTTCGGCGTATCCAGCAGCGGCGCGGTGAATTTCTCATTGGCCGATTTGGTGGTCTGGAAGTCGCTGGTGCGGGTCGCATCGACCACCACTTCCGGCAGCTTTTGCGGCTGTTCCGGCGCCACTTCCGCGTGCAGCGCCAGCGGCACGGCCAGCGTAGCCAGGGCGGCCAGATGCAGGCGGCTTAGGGTTGGGGTCGCGTGCTTGCGGCTTTTGATGCCGGCGCTTTTTTCTGTCGATTTCATAATCTTCCGTAGGTCAGTCATAGTTGTTGGCTGGCTGAGGAGCGCGGCTCCCGGCTGGCTGTATAAGAGTGGTCAGGATTGCCCAGTGCTCGGCACGCAGTCGCGGCAGCGCGCTGGAATCGCGATGTCGGTGTCCAGCGCATAGCCCTCCAGCGCGGCGACGCTGGCCAGTTGTGCCGCCAGCACCGCATCGGCGATGCGCTGTTGGCGCTGGCAGACATCGCAGCGGAATACGTAGGAACGGCTGGGCGTGGGCGTGCCGGCGATGGAATAGGCAGCCTTAACGCCGCTGGAGCTGACATGGCGGTCGCGCAGCACCAGCCCGTCCTCCTCCATCTGCTTGAGAATCCGGTACACGGAACCCAGGCTGACGTCCTCGCCGATCTCCAGCAGGCAGCGGAACACGACTTCGGCGCAGACCGGCTGCGCCTGCTCCAGCAGCACCGCCGCCACGCTGGCGCGGGCGCGCGTAACGCGTAACGGCGACTTGCGCATCCATTCCTGGACGCGCAGCTGCTGCGCTGATTCATGGTGTGACGGCTGCATGTGGGTTCCCTCTATCGCTGTGCAATGGTCCTGTATCTACCTTGCCAAACGAGCTTTAAAAAAGGGAACCGAAATAAGAATTATTTTTATTATTCTTCTTAGAAGCGACTGTGCAGGCTGATCCGCACGGCACGCGGCGTGCCGGGAGAAATGTTATTATCGTTATAAGACGAAGCGTAATAGCCCCGGTCGAACAGGTTTTCCACCCGTAGTTGCAGGCGATTGTGTGGGGTGATCTGGTAGTACAGCGAAGCGTCCAGCCGCGCGTAGCCAGGCAATTGCACCAGATTGCTGGTGGAACTGAACATGCTGCTGCGCGCGATCACACCCAATGCGCCTTCCAGCCCGGCCGCCAGCGTGTGGGTACTCCACAGCGACAGCGACTGGCGCGGCACATACGGCATCTGCGCGCCGGTCTGCGAGGAGGCGGATTGGGTGGCCGTCAGGCGCGAGCGCTGCCAGGCGTAGCCGGCGTTGATTGTCCAGCCGGACGTGATGCGGCTGGACAGCTCCAGTTCCGCGCCCTGCCCGCGCTGGCCTTCCACCAGCTCGTTCTCGCCGGTATTGACCGGGTCGGCCACCAGCACATTGGCGCGCCGCAGCTGGTAGACGGACAGGCTGGCCGACAGCTTGTCGCCATCCTCCCAGCGGGCGCCGACTTCGCGGTTACGGACGATCTCCGGCGCCAGATCCTGATTGGCCAGCGTCAGCGACGCTAGTTGTTCGCCCACGCGCAACGCGTAGGCCTTGCTGGTGCTGGCGTACAGCGTCAGCTGCGGCAGCGGACGGTAGATCACACCCATCCGTGGCGACAGCGGCCGGTCATGGCTGGCCAGTTGCAGGTCGTTGCGGATGTCGCGGAAAGCCACATCCAGCCGCTCGGCACGCAACCCGGCCACCACCTGCCATTGCGGCGACAGCGTCAGCTGGTCTTGCAGATACAGTGCGGCGTTGGTCGCCGTGCTGGCGTTGGCCATGTCGGTGGCCGACGGGCGGAAACTGACCGGCAAGTCGAAGGTTGGCTGCGCCAGCGGCACCGAGACGAAGCGCACGTCCGTACCCAGCGTATCGAAATAGCCGGTGGTGCGGGCATTGTCGGCGCGCTGGCGACCCAGCTCGATGCCGGCGCTGAGATGGTGCCGCAGCGTGCCGCTATCGACGGTGGCGTCCACGCCGGCCTGATAAAACAGGTTGCTGCGGCGGGTGCGCGTGCCATAGCCCAGCATGCGCACATGGGTGCTGTCCTCCATGCCGCCGGGGAAGACATTTTGATAATACTTGTCGTAGACGGCGTAATGGAGCTGGCTGCTGAACCGCAGCGCTGGCGCCAGCTGATGCTCCAGCCGCAAGGTCAGGCTGTCGATTTCGACACCGTTATGGCTGTTGACCGGGTCGCCGAAGAAGGTGGACGGATCGCTGGCCACCGGCCGCCCGTTCAGCGACGGCACGCCACGGTCGGTGCTGCGGCGGTCGCGGAAGTGCTCGTAGCTGGCCTGCACCAGCGTGGCTGCCCCATCGCGCCAGGCCAGTGCGGGAGTGATGCCGTAGCGCTTAAGCCAGGCGCCGTTGCGGAACGAGCCGGAGTTCTCATCGACCGCGTTCAGCCGCCACGCCAGTTGCGGATTTAGCGCCGTGCCGACATCCACGCTGGCGCGCCGCTGCCGCCATTCGCCCAGTAGAAAGTCTGCGTCGCCGATGTCGCGCCATTGCGCCTGCTTGCTGACGCGGTTGACCGCGCCACCGGAACCGCCGCGTCCCAGCGCCATGGCGTTCGGGCCTTTCAGCACCTCGACCGTTTCGATGTTGTAGAAGTCGCGGAAATACTGGACGTCGTCGCGCATGCCGTTCAGGTAGAAGTCGGCGCTGGAGTTGTAGCCTCGGAAAACGGCATTATCGCGGTTGCCTTCACCCAGGCTGGGCTGCACGCCGGGCACGTAGGCCAGCAGGTCGTCCATGCTGAGCAGGCTGCGGTCGCGGATCTGGTCAGCCTCGACGATGGTTAGCGCCTGCGGCGTGTCGCGCAGCGCCGCGCCGCCCTTGACGGCGAAGCGGCTGACGGCGTCGTACAGGGACATCGGCTCGGCGTGAGCGACGATTTCGGGCAGGCGGTCCAGCGCCTGGATTTCGGCCTCGGAAGACGGCGGCGCCGGCGGCAGCGGCGCCACCGGCATGGCGCGCAGCAGATAGCTGCCGTCCGGCTGGCGCACGGCTTCCAGCCCGGTGCCGGCCAGCATGCGCGGCAGGTCGCGCTCCGGCGAGGAAATGTCGGCCAGGCCGGGACTGTCCACCCCATGCGTCAGGCGGCCGTCGGCCGTCAGCAAGGCGCCGCTGGCCAGCATCCACGCGCGCAGCACCTGATCCAGTGTGCCGGCGGGTATGACTGGCGCCGCCATGGCCAACGATGGTAGCAGCAACAGCAAAGACAGCTTCTTCATGATCAGCGCGGCGTGACGGTAACCCACCACGGCAGCGTGCGCTTTACCTGCACCGGCAGCGCCGCTTGCAGCATGTCCAGCGCCTGGTCGGTGTCGCCCAGCGGATAGCTGCCGACCAGCCGCATGGCGGCCAGCGACGGATCGCAGGCCAGATGGCCGTGGCGGTAGCGCGCCAGCTCGGCCAGGAAATCATCCAGCCGCATCTGCGTGGCAATCAGCAATTTATGGGCCCAGGCCGAGCTGTCTTCATACGCCGGCGTCATCGCGCCCGGCAGGCCGTCAATGATATCCACCTGCGCGCCGGCCGGCACCACGCTGCCGCCGTTGATTTCCACCGCACCGTCATACACCGACAGCCGCGTGCCCTGCTCCAGCAAGCGCACCGAATAACGCGTGCCCAGCGCGCGCAGACGCACGCCGCGCGCCTCCACTAGCAGCGGCCGCGACGGCGCATGCTGGTCGGTACCGCTGTGCAGCAGGATTTCGCCCCGCCGCAGCACGATCAGGCGCTGGCTGTCGTCGTAGGCCAGGTCGGCGGCGCTGTCGGTATTCAGCCAGGCCTGGGTGCGGTCCGGCAGCGGCAACTGCGCCACGGCGCCAACGGCGGTGCGATGCTGCGCGTTGAACGCGGCCAGATAAGTCAGCGTATTCTCGCGCCGCGCCAGCAGCGCGCCGATGCCGCCGGTGGCAGCCAGCAACAGCATGGCTTTCAGCGCACGGCGGCGCTGACGTGGCGGCGCAACCAGCGCGGCGCGCACAGGGCCACCGGGCAAGGCATTGATACGGCTATGGATGTCTTCGACGCGGCGCCAGGCTTCGCGGTGTTCCGGCGCGGCCTCCAGCCAGCGTTGCCAGGCCTGCCGCTCGGCCGGCTGGACGTCGGGCGCGCTGAGGGCGGCAAACCATTCGGCCGCCTGCTCCAATACGCTGAATTCGAGTACGACGCTCTCAGGCATCGCCGTTACTGATCAACAGGCATTGCAGCATCGCCTGCGCCATGTATTTCTTGACCATGCGCTCGGACACCTGCAACTGCTCGGCGATGACGGCATACGTCAGTCCCTCGGTCTGCGATAGCAGGAAAGCCTCGCGCGCCTTGACCGACAGCTTGCGCAGCATGGCGTCCACCTGCATCAGCGCTTCGATGGTCAGCGCGCGCTCTTCCGGCGACGGCGCCAGGGCCGCCTCCTGTTGGGCCAGCACTTCCAGATAAGCCCGCTCCAGCGTCAGGCGGCGCCAGTGATTGACCAGCAAACCGTTGGCGATGGTGCTCAGGTAGGCGCGCGGTTCGCGCAGCGCGTCCAGCGGCTTGGCGCTGAGCAGGCGCACAAAAGTGTCATGCGCCAGGTCGGCGGCGCCGTCGCGGCAGCCCAGCTTGCGCCAAAGCCACTGATGCAGCCAGCCATGGTGGCTGCTGTACAGTGTTTCTACTGCATCGGCGTCGGCGGAAAGATCGGGCATGGACCAGAATAATAATGAGAATCGTTCCCATTATTCCATAAATCGCCCGCAGTGCCAACTTCAGGGGAAGAGCACGGTCACGCTCAGCCCTTTGCCGTGCTCGCCGTCGTCGAGGCGAATATCGGCCTGGTGGTGGTTGGCGATGTTGCGCACAATCGACAAGCCCAGCCCGCAGCCCCAGACCTCATTGCCGTCCGGACGGAAGAAGCGGTCGAACAGGCGGGCGCGATGTTCGGGCGCGACGCCGGGGCCGTTGTCGCGCACGCGCAGGAACGGCTTGCCCTGCTCCACCCCGGTCAGCAGGTCGACCCGGCCGCCCCGTTGCGTGTAGCGCAGCGCGTTATCGACCAAGTTATTCAGCAGCACCCGCAAGCCTTCGCGCTCGGCTTGCAGCACCAGCGGCGCGGACTCTTCGACGCCGAGGTCGATATCGCGGCTGTCGGCCAGCGCCGAATGGTCGGCCACCACGCTGGCCAGCAGCGCGCCCACATCCACCGGCTGCAACTGCGCTTCGCCCTGCTCTGACTCGTGCCGGGCCAGGCTAAGTAGTTGCTGCACCAGATGACTGGCGCGATCCAGCCGTTCATGCAGCTTGGCCAGCGCCAGCGCCCGCTCGGCGGCGGTGCCGGCCCGTTCGGCCAGTTGCAGCTGCAATTTGAGGGCGGTCAGCGGCGAGCGCAGTTCGTGGGCGGCGTCGGCGACAAACGTCCGTTGCGCCGCCATCGCCTCCTCGAATTTGCTCATCAGACCGTTCAACGCCACCACCACCGGCCGCAAATCCGGCGCCATGCCGGCTGCGTCGATCGGCCGCAAGGCGGTGGCCGACTGGTCGCCTACCGCCTCCGCCAGCCGGTACAGAGGACGCAGCGCCCGCCCCACCACGGCCAGCACCAGCAGCGCGAAAATCACGGCAATCGCCAGCAGCGGCCGGCCGGCGCGCCAGGCCATGTGCCGGGCCAGATGGTCCCGCGCCGCTTGCGGCTGCGCCACCTGAACATAGCGTCCGCCAAGCTCTTGCCCATACAGGCGCCAAGTGGCGTAGTTCCAGATCACATCCCGGTAGCCCTGCACGTCATAGCGTGGTAACGGCGGCAGTCCGGCGGCATTGGTCATCTCCACCGCGCCACTGCTGTTCCAGACTTGCAGAACGAACGCTTCCTCCGGATCGTGACTGCCCTCCTGCGCACCACCGGGCAGCGCGATCGCCAGTTGCCGGAGTTGCAGGTCGGCCAGTTCATTGGTTTCCGCCAGCAGGGAGCGGTACAAAGCGGTGCCGGCGCCCAGCACGCACGCCAGCGTCGTGCACAGCAGGCCGATTAACAGTTGTTGACGGATGGTTTTCATGGTGCGAGCTTGACCTTGTAGCCGACGCCGCGCACGTTCTTGATGAAGTCGGCACCGAATTTTTTGCGCAACCGGTGTACGTAGACGTCGACCGTATTGCTCTCGACTTCGGTATTCCAGCCGTACAGTTTGTCTTCCAGCTGGGCTTTGGAGATCACGCTGCCGGGGTCGTCCAGCAACACCCGCAGCAGCGCAAATTCGCGCGCCGACAGTTTCACCGGCGCGCCGTCAAACTGCGCTTCGTGGCTGGCCAGGTCCAGCGTCAGCGCGCCGTGCACCACCAGCGAACGGGTGCGGGCGACGCGGCGACGCAGCAAGGCGCGGATGCGGGCCAGCAGTTCGTCCAGGTCAAAGGGCTTGACCAGGTAGTCGTCGGCGCCGCCATCCAGGCCTTCGACCCGCGCCGGCGTGCTGTCGCGCGCGGTAATGATCAGCACCGGCAGGCCGTCGCCGCGCGCGCGCAAGGTGGTCAGCACGTCCATGCCCTGCTTGCGCGGCAGGCCCAGGTCCAGCAGCAGCAAGTCGTAGGGAATGGTGGCCAGCGCCACATCGGCCGCCTGGCCGTCGCGCACCCAGTCCACCGCGTAGCTTTCGCCCAGCAGACCATCCTTGATACTCTCGCCGATCATCGGATCGTCTTCCACCAACAGCAGCCGCACCGGATTCCCTCCAAAAAACCGACAGTGTACAACCGGCGGCGTCGCCAAACAGTTTACGCTGCCAGCGGCGCGGCACAGCCGGCAGCGGGGAAGGCGACTTACCGACGGCGCGGAAGTGTTCCAGCAACTGATGACAATTGCCGAGCAGGCAGATGGGCCGCGATGTGCCCCTGCTAGCCGCCCGCACCGCACTTCAGGAAGATTAATCGCCTCACTGTGATCGGTCGCGGCATGTCAAGTCGTAGTGCGTGCCCAGCTGCCTGCACACCGAACGAGCATCGTATTGAACAACACCTTCCTCGGGCCGCTGCTTGAACATACGCACCACTACGTCGGGGCCCGGCTGGGCGATGGTCTTGCCATCAGGCGCCGACAGCGTAAAGTGGCTGTAGCCCTGTTGCAGCGTCAGCTCCGCGCTGCGCAACAGCGAGAAATCCTGGATCTGCTGTTGCAGCGTATAGGGCGTGGCGGCAAACTTGACGCGCCACACACCAGTTTCGATCGCTGCTTCGCTGTAGCCCCCTTCGCTGCTATGCGGTTGGTATTCCGTGGCGCAGCCGGCGATCAGGGCTGCACACGCCAGAATGAAAGTGAACTTGGTTTTCATGCTTTACTCCTCAATAGATATCCTCTATGCGGCTAGCAGCATTACGCTACTCTACGCGATTACAGCTGCTTGCGGGAACAGTACTGTCACCACCAGTCCACGATCGCCGCTACCGTTATGCAAGCTCAGCGTGGCCTGGTGCGCATCGGCCACGCTCTTGACGATTGACAGGCCGAGGCCGCTGCCCCATACCTCGTTGCCGTCCGGACGGTAGAAGCGGTCGAACAGACGTTCACGCCCCGCTTCCGGCACGCCTGGGCCGTTGTCGCACACCCGCAAATAAGCGCGGCCCTGCTGCTGGCCGACCATCACGTCGACCTGGCCGCCCAGCGGCGTATAGCGCAGCGCGTTGTCCACCAGATTGCTCAGCATGATCGCCAGCCCGTCCATCTGCGCGCACACCCGCACTGATTGCGCGTCGGCGCTGACGCCAAGATCGATCCGCCGGCTGTCCGCGTAAATCGTGTGATCGGCCACCACTTGGCCAGCGATTTTCAGCAGGTCGCAATCGGTGCAAGTTGGGGGCACGGCACTTTGCTCCTGCCGCGCCAGCGTCATCAACTGCTGCACCAGATGGGTGGCGCGGTCGAGCCGCTCGTGCAGTTTGCGGAACGAGGTCTGCCGGCTGGCATCATCGGCGGCGCGCTCGGCCAGTTGCAGTTGCAGTTTCAATGCGGTCAACGGCGAACGCAGTTCGTGCGCCGCATCCGCCACAAAATTGCGCTGCGTGGTGATGGCGTCCGCCACCTTGCGCAGCAAACCGTTGAGCGCCGCCACGATCAGCAACAGTTCCGGCGCCAGACCGTCGTCGTCCAGCGGCTGTAAGGCGGCCGGCGTGCGGCCACGCAGCGCCTTGGTCAGCCGCTCCAGCGGCTGCAGCGCACGGCCGACCACGACCCAGATCAGGATCGCCATCGCCGGCAGCAGCAACAGCAACGGCGGTACGATGCGCAGCGCCATATGCGCGGCCACCCGCTGGCGGATTGCTATCGGCTGCGACACCTGTAAGTGGTAGCCAGCCACCACATCCGCATACACGCGCCAGCGCTCGCCGTGATAACCGACCGTCACATAGCCCTGCGGTTGCGGCAACGGCAGCGCCGGCGCGCGCTGCGACACATGCACCGGCTGCTGCTCGGCATTCCAGGCCTGTACGTCAAACTGGTCGTCCGGATCGCTCTCATGCGGCAACCGCCATGGCACCGGCGCTTGCAATGGCAACGACCACGCCAGCTGGCGCAAACGCTGGTCGGACTGTTCGTCGGCCTCGTGGTCGGCCAGCATGTACAGCAGCATGCCGGCGGCCAGCGTGCATCCCAGCGTGCCGGTCATCAGTCCCAGCAGCAGACGGGTGCGGATGGTTTTCATGCGCTGGCCAGCTTGTAGCCGACGCCACGGATGTTCTGGATGAAGCCGGTGCCCAGCTTCTTGCGCAAATGGTGAATGTAGACGTCGATGGTGTTGCTTTCGATTTCTTCGCCCCAGCCGTAGATGCGTT from Duganella dendranthematis encodes:
- a CDS encoding TonB-dependent receptor; translated protein: MKKLSLLLLLPSLAMAAPVIPAGTLDQVLRAWMLASGALLTADGRLTHGVDSPGLADISSPERDLPRMLAGTGLEAVRQPDGSYLLRAMPVAPLPPAPPSSEAEIQALDRLPEIVAHAEPMSLYDAVSRFAVKGGAALRDTPQALTIVEADQIRDRSLLSMDDLLAYVPGVQPSLGEGNRDNAVFRGYNSSADFYLNGMRDDVQYFRDFYNIETVEVLKGPNAMALGRGGSGGAVNRVSKQAQWRDIGDADFLLGEWRQRRASVDVGTALNPQLAWRLNAVDENSGSFRNGAWLKRYGITPALAWRDGAATLVQASYEHFRDRRSTDRGVPSLNGRPVASDPSTFFGDPVNSHNGVEIDSLTLRLEHQLAPALRFSSQLHYAVYDKYYQNVFPGGMEDSTHVRMLGYGTRTRRSNLFYQAGVDATVDSGTLRHHLSAGIELGRQRADNARTTGYFDTLGTDVRFVSVPLAQPTFDLPVSFRPSATDMANASTATNAALYLQDQLTLSPQWQVVAGLRAERLDVAFRDIRNDLQLASHDRPLSPRMGVIYRPLPQLTLYASTSKAYALRVGEQLASLTLANQDLAPEIVRNREVGARWEDGDKLSASLSVYQLRRANVLVADPVNTGENELVEGQRGQGAELELSSRITSGWTINAGYAWQRSRLTATQSASSQTGAQMPYVPRQSLSLWSTHTLAAGLEGALGVIARSSMFSSTSNLVQLPGYARLDASLYYQITPHNRLQLRVENLFDRGYYASSYNDNNISPGTPRAVRISLHSRF
- a CDS encoding ATP-binding protein gives rise to the protein MKTIRTRLLLGLMTGTLGCTLAAGMLLYMLADHEADEQSDQRLRQLAWSLPLQAPVPWRLPHESDPDDQFDVQAWNAEQQPVHVSQRAPALPLPQPQGYVTVGYHGERWRVYADVVAGYHLQVSQPIAIRQRVAAHMALRIVPPLLLLLPAMAILIWVVVGRALQPLERLTKALRGRTPAALQPLDDDGLAPELLLIVAALNGLLRKVADAITTQRNFVADAAHELRSPLTALKLQLQLAERAADDASRQTSFRKLHERLDRATHLVQQLMTLARQEQSAVPPTCTDCDLLKIAGQVVADHTIYADSRRIDLGVSADAQSVRVCAQMDGLAIMLSNLVDNALRYTPLGGQVDVMVGQQQGRAYLRVCDNGPGVPEAGRERLFDRFYRPDGNEVWGSGLGLSIVKSVADAHQATLSLHNGSGDRGLVVTVLFPQAAVIA
- a CDS encoding ATP-binding protein codes for the protein MKTIRQQLLIGLLCTTLACVLGAGTALYRSLLAETNELADLQLRQLAIALPGGAQEGSHDPEEAFVLQVWNSSGAVEMTNAAGLPPLPRYDVQGYRDVIWNYATWRLYGQELGGRYVQVAQPQAARDHLARHMAWRAGRPLLAIAVIFALLVLAVVGRALRPLYRLAEAVGDQSATALRPIDAAGMAPDLRPVVVALNGLMSKFEEAMAAQRTFVADAAHELRSPLTALKLQLQLAERAGTAAERALALAKLHERLDRASHLVQQLLSLARHESEQGEAQLQPVDVGALLASVVADHSALADSRDIDLGVEESAPLVLQAEREGLRVLLNNLVDNALRYTQRGGRVDLLTGVEQGKPFLRVRDNGPGVAPEHRARLFDRFFRPDGNEVWGCGLGLSIVRNIANHHQADIRLDDGEHGKGLSVTVLFP
- a CDS encoding sigma-70 family RNA polymerase sigma factor — encoded protein: MPDLSADADAVETLYSSHHGWLHQWLWRKLGCRDGAADLAHDTFVRLLSAKPLDALREPRAYLSTIANGLLVNHWRRLTLERAYLEVLAQQEAALAPSPEERALTIEALMQVDAMLRKLSVKAREAFLLSQTEGLTYAVIAEQLQVSERMVKKYMAQAMLQCLLISNGDA
- a CDS encoding Fur family transcriptional regulator — encoded protein: MQPSHHESAQQLRVQEWMRKSPLRVTRARASVAAVLLEQAQPVCAEVVFRCLLEIGEDVSLGSVYRILKQMEEDGLVLRDRHVSSSGVKAAYSIAGTPTPSRSYVFRCDVCQRQQRIADAVLAAQLASVAALEGYALDTDIAIPARCRDCVPSTGQS
- a CDS encoding CC0125/CC1285 family lipoprotein, whose amino-acid sequence is MKTKFTFILACAALIAGCATEYQPHSSEGGYSEAAIETGVWRVKFAATPYTLQQQIQDFSLLRSAELTLQQGYSHFTLSAPDGKTIAQPGPDVVVRMFKQRPEEGVVQYDARSVCRQLGTHYDLTCRDRSQ
- a CDS encoding FecR domain-containing protein translates to MPESVVLEFSVLEQAAEWFAALSAPDVQPAERQAWQRWLEAAPEHREAWRRVEDIHSRINALPGGPVRAALVAPPRQRRRALKAMLLLAATGGIGALLARRENTLTYLAAFNAQHRTAVGAVAQLPLPDRTQAWLNTDSAADLAYDDSQRLIVLRRGEILLHSGTDQHAPSRPLLVEARGVRLRALGTRYSVRLLEQGTRLSVYDGAVEINGGSVVPAGAQVDIIDGLPGAMTPAYEDSSAWAHKLLIATQMRLDDFLAELARYRHGHLACDPSLAAMRLVGSYPLGDTDQALDMLQAALPVQVKRTLPWWVTVTPR
- a CDS encoding TonB-dependent receptor, translating into MKSTEKSAGIKSRKHATPTLSRLHLAALATLAVPLALHAEVAPEQPQKLPEVVVDATRTSDFQTTKSANEKFTAPLLDTPKSVTVITSEVISQTGAVSLTDALRTVPGITIGAGEGGNPVGDNLFIRGYNAQTDTYIDGIRDTGSQSREIFDLEQIEVVKGPNSAYGGRSSAGGGINLVSKSPKAENFTNASLGLGSAQYRRGTVDINRVINDDVAVRLNVMGHDAHVAGRDEVNGNRWGIAPSITLGMHSSTKATLSYYHMQSDELPDTGIPFNNPFTTGTNVSKNGDGTPISVPRETFYGLVDRDFRKTQSDIGTIDVRHDFADGMVLRNVIRYGKTDNDYVWTQPDDSKGNTMLYGTVWRRANTRVTSTDSLANATSLSGSFTAAGVKHSYTTGVEISREDTDRSSYLFSPGTNNPVNNAGTACPISGAATLYNCTTTINPNPNDPWAYTRTISPARTSVVTNTRSAYAFDTVEFTPQWLLNVGLRWDDYRSVLDVPMYTLNGATTAASHAEVKSNFTNYQAGLVYKPSTNSSIYVSYGTSSTPPGNDGGDGLDSLSSTIQNLKPQDSKNYELGTKWEVLPGGRLSLSAAVFESEMNNARVTAPDGTTQNVGKKTMKGVELGVSGNITKEWQVFGGYTYLDGKVDDNGSVNVGTTLVPNWQPSPYNGNVFPTTPKNSASLWTSYSVLPGVVVGGGLNYVSKVYANINNTKYAPGYTRFDAMASYDVNRHITLQLNIQNLTDKLYFDKVSSPHYAGVGPGRSATLTANFKY
- a CDS encoding response regulator transcription factor, producing MRLLLVEDDPMIGESIKDGLLGESYAVDWVRDGQAADVALATIPYDLLLLDLGLPRKQGMDVLTTLRARGDGLPVLIITARDSTPARVEGLDGGADDYLVKPFDLDELLARIRALLRRRVARTRSLVVHGALTLDLASHEAQFDGAPVKLSAREFALLRVLLDDPGSVISKAQLEDKLYGWNTEVESNTVDVYVHRLRKKFGADFIKNVRGVGYKVKLAP